The Amycolatopsis mongoliensis genome includes a window with the following:
- a CDS encoding VMAP-C domain-containing protein encodes MSAGEQTHGPGRELHLPSTVRVAVREAIVNLLANAGLAADRPGRSLMLELIHDNLGFPLTLSEHATGRDQLIDVVNACARADGGMHALDQAVRMLRPGSPESELLHRLVHEPRMHDLLPDSELSWLRSVLRGFTPSRLGILVRRAASPATCPAADPGDAWEAFCLLTELNTPAHGLPPALAFVELVAAKCARPLGDELREWNTWQARRVQGEARLRELRTEREHNGGGELRLHLVIMVEPDGIDPDRHVVSHWRQEDPQEWPPARGGIATIRGADLEYHVDQLIVDAERAWSEYREEVALEFVLPRALVNLPVHRWCKEHETGDPRPLFLDYPIVIRSLERMFSRQWHRAWRIRWEAMSGNPSAERVYYCSPQDTAGRHRLDAILSDGKWLMMVLAGPPPTRPRPGGDEMATGLRSGIPVLLWHPDAATDVLHEVVAWLLDGGGLGDLPARTQDSRRAAFREVTNPVDLRIARDLVVLWDDPSRLLFLDEGPYLPDAMREDSDERGRAS; translated from the coding sequence GTGTCGGCCGGTGAGCAAACCCACGGACCGGGCCGGGAGCTGCATCTCCCGTCCACGGTCCGAGTAGCGGTCCGGGAGGCGATCGTCAATCTTCTCGCCAACGCCGGACTGGCCGCCGACCGGCCCGGCCGGTCACTGATGCTGGAATTGATTCACGACAACCTCGGGTTCCCGCTGACGCTCTCGGAACACGCGACCGGGCGGGATCAGCTGATCGATGTCGTCAACGCCTGCGCCCGCGCGGACGGGGGGATGCACGCGCTCGATCAGGCCGTACGCATGTTGCGGCCGGGTTCCCCGGAATCCGAGCTCTTGCATCGGCTCGTGCACGAACCGCGGATGCACGACCTCCTGCCGGATTCCGAATTGTCGTGGCTGCGTTCCGTGCTGAGGGGATTCACCCCGTCCCGGCTCGGCATCCTCGTCCGGCGCGCGGCGAGCCCGGCGACGTGCCCGGCCGCCGATCCGGGCGACGCGTGGGAGGCGTTCTGCCTGCTGACCGAGCTCAACACCCCCGCGCACGGGCTCCCGCCGGCGCTGGCCTTCGTCGAGCTCGTCGCCGCGAAGTGCGCGCGCCCGCTCGGTGACGAACTGCGGGAATGGAACACCTGGCAGGCCCGGCGGGTGCAGGGTGAGGCGCGGTTGCGCGAACTTCGTACCGAACGCGAGCACAACGGCGGCGGTGAACTCCGTCTGCACCTGGTGATCATGGTGGAACCGGACGGGATCGACCCCGACCGGCACGTGGTTTCCCATTGGCGCCAAGAGGATCCCCAGGAGTGGCCACCGGCCAGAGGCGGCATCGCCACCATCCGCGGCGCGGACCTGGAATATCACGTCGACCAGCTGATCGTCGACGCGGAACGGGCTTGGTCGGAATACCGGGAAGAGGTGGCGCTCGAGTTCGTGCTGCCGCGGGCGCTCGTGAACCTTCCGGTGCACCGGTGGTGCAAGGAGCACGAAACCGGGGACCCCCGGCCGCTGTTCCTGGACTATCCGATCGTCATCCGCTCGTTGGAGCGGATGTTCTCCCGGCAATGGCATCGGGCGTGGCGAATCCGCTGGGAGGCGATGAGCGGAAATCCGTCCGCTGAGCGGGTGTACTACTGCTCGCCGCAGGACACCGCCGGGCGTCATCGGCTCGACGCGATTCTCAGCGACGGGAAGTGGCTGATGATGGTTCTCGCCGGTCCGCCGCCGACGCGGCCGCGCCCCGGCGGAGACGAGATGGCGACGGGTCTGCGCTCCGGGATTCCCGTGCTGCTCTGGCACCCCGACGCCGCCACCGACGTGTTGCACGAGGTCGTCGCGTGGCTCCTCGACGGCGGCGGTCTCGGTGACCTGCCCGCACGGACGCAGGATTCCCGGCGGGCGGCCTTTCGCGAGGTGACCAATCCGGTCGACCTCCGGATCGCCCGTGATCTGGTCGTCCTGTGGGACGACCCGAGCAGATTGCTTTTCCTGGACGAAGGTCCTTACCTGCCGGACGCGATGCGGGAGGATTCAGATGAGCGCGGTCGAGCATCCTGA
- a CDS encoding AAA family ATPase, with protein MSAVEHPEVPDWWIYRGTGHPRTGGSLADLLPPAPPWRAFNGGPVPAEDVVPQDEGEADRRLGSEHRLLARHVDPHEIDMVNAALYLRRPLLVTGRPGSGKSSLAYRVARELGLGRVLRWPITSHTTLKAGLYNYDAIGRAQAAGARSDRRDGDHEPPIGEYLRLGELGTVFLPRRQPRVLLIDELDKSEADLPNDLLSLFEDGEFLIPELARMRSREVAVFTADPDVKATISDGRVRCRAFPFVVITSNGDRDFPPAFLRRCLRLEIQDPDIEQLAAMVAAHALDPSDAHRSRIIEEFVSRSEAFGGLPVDKLLEAVYLATSGAYRDEGESWPRLVDAIWRQLNSVVP; from the coding sequence ATGAGCGCGGTCGAGCATCCTGAGGTGCCGGACTGGTGGATCTACCGCGGCACCGGCCATCCCCGGACCGGCGGTTCGCTGGCCGACCTGCTTCCACCGGCGCCGCCGTGGCGCGCGTTCAACGGTGGGCCGGTGCCGGCCGAGGACGTCGTGCCGCAGGACGAGGGCGAGGCGGACCGGCGGCTGGGTTCCGAGCACCGGCTGCTTGCCCGGCACGTCGACCCGCACGAGATCGACATGGTCAACGCGGCGCTGTACCTGCGTCGTCCCCTTCTGGTGACCGGTCGCCCGGGAAGCGGGAAGTCGAGCCTCGCGTACCGGGTCGCGCGGGAGCTGGGGCTGGGCCGGGTGCTGCGGTGGCCGATCACCTCCCACACCACCCTCAAGGCCGGTCTCTACAACTACGACGCGATCGGCCGCGCCCAGGCGGCCGGCGCCCGCAGCGACCGACGGGACGGCGACCACGAGCCGCCGATCGGCGAGTACCTGCGGCTCGGCGAACTCGGCACGGTCTTCCTGCCGCGCCGGCAGCCACGCGTACTGCTGATCGACGAACTGGACAAGAGTGAGGCGGATCTGCCCAACGACCTGCTCAGCCTGTTCGAGGACGGTGAGTTCCTGATCCCCGAACTGGCGCGGATGCGCAGCCGTGAAGTCGCGGTCTTCACGGCCGACCCGGATGTGAAGGCCACGATCTCGGACGGCCGGGTCCGGTGTCGCGCGTTTCCCTTCGTGGTGATCACCAGCAACGGCGACCGCGACTTCCCACCGGCCTTCCTGCGCCGGTGTCTCCGGCTCGAAATCCAGGACCCGGACATCGAACAACTGGCCGCGATGGTGGCGGCGCACGCGCTCGACCCGAGCGACGCCCATCGGTCCCGCATCATCGAAGAGTTCGTCAGCCGCAGCGAGGCCTTCGGCGGGTTGCCGGTCGACAAGCTCCTCGAAGCGGTTTACCTCGCGACTTCGGGGGCATACCGCGACGAAGGTGAGTCCTGGCCCCGGTTGGTGGACGCGATCTGGCGGCAGTTGAACTCCGTGGTGCCGTGA